Proteins encoded within one genomic window of Panicum virgatum strain AP13 chromosome 1N, P.virgatum_v5, whole genome shotgun sequence:
- the LOC120657501 gene encoding uncharacterized protein LOC120657501, whose translation MSRQERAAAAATLNLLKVDAARVRKAAATQSRKDAAAPMRKAPGRVRDWAAPMRKQRTSGVAAHVPEQRTLGGAALVGAYGSGSFFNGGADGFFGSGGQGPIQPWMSQSSDPSTWGQNATPPGGFTNFIQPTLSQNFNFVGEHSQFAPFKPPRTLQDDIPSEEELSTPPTTKGNNAYVNVDSSDEAPRTEKRIFWSQEEDVRMMSSWLLNSTDSTIGTDKKNDQYWSDVEATYNETTPSHRRRNAKQIKDRFHKVNKWTNLFHSAWLKARMVYTSGYNDQMWIEKAHVFYIKDNE comes from the exons ATGTCGCGGCAGGaacgggcggcagcggcggcaacgCTAAATCTGCTGAAGGTGGATGCGGCTCGGGTGCGCAAGGCAGCCGCGACGCAATCGCGGAAGGATGCGGCGGCGCCGATGCGGAAGGCCCCGGGGCGAGTTCGGGATTGGGCGGCGCCGATGCGGAAGCAGAGGACTTCGGGCGTAGCGGCGCATGTGCCGGAGCAGAGGACTTTGGGCGGAGCGGCGCTTGTGGGTGCATATGGCTCCGGCAGCTTCTTCAATGGGGGCGCCGACGGCTTCTTTGGCAGTGGTGGACAGGGCCCCATTCAACCATGGATGTCTCAGTCTTCGGATCCTTCAACATG GGGTCAAAATGCAACACCTCCTGGAGGTTTTACAAACTTTATCCAGCCTACCTTGtctcaaaattttaattttgttgGAGAACATTCTCAATTTGCCCCATTCAAGCCGCCGCGGACTTTGCAAGACGATATACCATCAGAGGAAGAATTGTCCACTCCACCAACAACAAAAGGTAATAATGCATATGTCAATGTTGACAGCAGTGATGAGGCACCTAGGACTGAGAAGCGAATCTTTTGGTCTCAAGAAGAAGATGTTAGGATG ATGAGCTCTTGGTTGCTCAACTCAACAGACTCAACCATTGGTACTGATAAAAAGAATGACCAATATTGGTCTGATGTTGAGGCAACGTATAATGAGACTACACCAAGTCATAGGCGTAGAAATGCCAAGCAAATCAAGGACCGTTTTCATAAGGTAAATAAGTGGACTAACCTTTTCCATAGTGCTTGGTTGAAGGCTAGAATGGTTTATACAAGTGGCTATAATGATCAAATGTGGATTGAGAAGGCCCATGTATTCTATATAAAAGACAATGAGTAA